The Hypanus sabinus isolate sHypSab1 chromosome X1, sHypSab1.hap1, whole genome shotgun sequence genome window below encodes:
- the LOC132384994 gene encoding uncharacterized protein LOC132384994 codes for MEDDEEAEKLSTEWIEEVNLKVLTRLASFQTGIDHLHILSKALFELQHELLKSTSKETGSKDTTGKRGREKKTELKLLMYLQDMQPMSTAKMVEPHNGKRLEAAVGEIDVILADITRYLPCKKVQTIAFRYVGKFIENLHKAFLIRSQEYSEVENELRKAESIGSQNADCNLAIELKRLQEHSSALKTQAELAEYHYKEVSSKNQDLEKTIKCLRSKIEQLQNGGKVTSEEIPPPADLLVEKKQANKISQSVALVKTSKQKLILAENLKVKGPSNEEPKNILFGGQDRTAEQRVVSGKNIPFGKPEEQKIAPEVCKKKTPPFGKSTRESISTKLSIGRITPTRSPKLEMILNEAVKRKMTKSNLNSGKKQRAWVQKEEALKTKAQLMVVDLLTDFQTAVLYSLDHGLHSGKDLAPDDIGKVQALLKSELKNLYGVIENMIKEISMQKLKQEPIEQPVQDRKPLEENLAEKSKEQQPDLIVFAELIEEISRFGIIQEIALDELSAQVQYFIEETKQDQSLSQEEMHFHEKTLQALDTILALQKRSSRAGMDQLIRIQEVISNLYSSNSALELYRKEVNLQTEYSKNEGIYLPVTPSAITGRTIQPRGEDLQVAEDKKIVEISYTVNVAYLRTTCKILDQAEYDGIISKQLNTIATHLIYKTLTTIQLRLAYLFRKYFAFHRIQIFR; via the exons ATGGAGGACGATGAAGAAGCTGAGAAGTTGTCAACAGAATGGATTGAGGAAGTTAACTTGAAAGTGCTAACAAGATTGGCTTCTTTCCAAACTGGCATAGATCATCTACATATATTATCCAAAGCCCTGTTTGAACTTCAACATGAGCTTTTAAAATCTACATCAAAAG AAACTGGCAGCAAGGACACCACTGGCAaacgggggagagagaaaaagacagAACTCAAATTACTCATGTATCTCCAGGACATGCAACCAATGAGCACTGCCAAAATGGTGGAACCACACAATGGGAAACGGTTGGAAGCAGCAGTGGGAGAGATTGATGTGATTCTAGCAGATATCACAAGGTATCTTCCTTGCAAGAAAGTCCAGACAATTGCCTTCAGGTATGTTGGAAAATTCATTGAGAACCTTCACAAGGCATTTCTCATTCGGTCACAGGAATACTCTGAGGTGGAAAATGAACTAAGAAAGGCCGAGTCAATTGGATCCCAGAATGCTGACTGTAATCTGGCTATTGAACTGAAACGTCTTCAAGAACACAGCAGTGCCCTCAAAACTCAAGCAGAATTAGCAGAATATCATTACAAGGAGGTGTCCAGCAAGAACCAGGACCTGGAAAAAACCATCAAATGTTTGAGGTCCAAAATTGAGCAACTACAAAATGGTGGGAAAGTCACTTCTGAAGAGATCCCTCCGCCTGCTGATTTGCTGGTGGAAAAAAAGCAGGCAAACAAAATAAGCCAAAGTGTAGCACTGGTGAAAACgtcaaagcaaaaattaattcTTGCAGAaaatttaaaggtgaaaggtCCCTCGAATGAGGAGCCCAAAAATATTCTTTTTGGTGGGCAGGATAGAACTGCAGAACAAAGAGTTGTCTCAGGGAAAAATATTCCCTTTGGAAAACCAGAGGAACAAAAGATTGCCCCAGAAGTATGCAAGAAGAAAACCCCTCCCTTTGGAAAGTCTACAAGGGAAAGTATTTCCACAAAGCTATCCATTGGAAGGATAACTCCTACAAGATCGCCCAAATTGGAAATGATCCTTAATGAAGCAGTGAAGAGAAAGATGACTAAATCCAATCTGAATTCAGGGAAGAAACAGAGGGCATGGGTTCAGAAAGAAGAAGCAttaaagaccaaagcccagctgatGGTTGTGGATTTGCTAACAGATTTTCAAACTGCTGTTCTGTATTCACTAGACCATGGGCTACACAGTGGTAAAGACCTTGCACCAGATGATATCGGTAAAGTGCAAGCACTTCTCAAGTCTGAGTTAAAGAATCTTTATGGAGTGATTGAAAATATGATTAAAGAAATCTCTATGCAAAAGCTCAAACAAGAACCTATAGAGCAACCTGTCCAAGATAGAAAGCCACTGGAGGAAAACCTGGCAGAGAAATCAAAGGAGCAGCAACCTGATTTAATTGTTTTTGCAGAGCTTATTGAGGAAATTTCCAGATTTGGGATTATTCAAGAGATTGCTCTTGATGAGCTGAGTGCCCAAGTTCAATACTTCATTGAAGAAACCAAACAGGACCAGAGCTTGTCACAAGAAGAAATGCATTTCCATGAAAAGACCCTGCAAGCCTTAGATACAATTCTAGCACTGCAGAAAAGGTCCTCTCGGGCTGGAATGGATCAGTTAATTAGGATTCAAGAGGTAATCAGTAACTTATACTCCAGTAACAGTGCCCTTGAGCTTTATAGAAAGGAAGTAAACCTGCAGACTGAATACAGTAAGAACGAAGGGATTTATCTCCCTGTGACTCCATCAGCAATAACAGGAAGAACAATTCAACCAAGGGGAGAAGACCTCCAGGTTGCTGAAGACAAGAAAATTGTGGAAATATCATATACTGTGAATGTTGCATACCTCAGGACAACCTGTAAAATTTTGGACCAAGCAGAGTATGATGGCATCATTTCCAAACAACTGAATACCATTGCTACACACCTGATATACAAGACACTAACAACTATTCAGCTCCGACTGGCCTATCTGTTCAGAAAATATTTCGCTTTCCATCGTATCCAAATCTTTAGGTAG